One region of Metallosphaera sedula DSM 5348 genomic DNA includes:
- the aroF gene encoding 3-deoxy-7-phosphoheptulonate synthase: protein MILYILKGKDHSSLKEKLKSSSASFKFLNLYGKELALAWPDSAVEGITDESVELVVKTKKSYILAGNEWKKDPTVVKVKDVEIGSKRVVVAAGPCAVESMEQTETVAKAVKRAGASLLRGGAYKPRTSPYSFQGLGEEGLKILRKAGDETGLPVVSEILDARDAGAFAKYADMVQIGARNSQNFTLLRDVGKLGKPVLLKRGLGNTVEELIQSAEYVMMEGNGNVVLCERGIRTFEKSTRFTLDIGGMVAGKLMTHLPFCADPSHPAGKRELVHSLALASVAAGADMLLVEVHPRPEVALSDSEQQLTPESFELLMERVKALASVLGRSA from the coding sequence ATGATCCTCTACATATTGAAGGGCAAGGATCACTCCTCACTAAAGGAGAAACTTAAGTCTAGCTCAGCCTCATTCAAGTTCCTCAACCTGTACGGAAAGGAGCTCGCACTGGCCTGGCCCGACTCTGCAGTTGAGGGGATAACGGATGAATCCGTGGAGCTAGTGGTGAAGACCAAGAAGTCCTACATCCTGGCTGGAAACGAATGGAAAAAGGATCCAACAGTGGTGAAGGTGAAGGACGTGGAGATAGGATCCAAGAGGGTTGTGGTCGCTGCCGGGCCATGTGCGGTGGAGTCCATGGAGCAGACCGAGACCGTGGCCAAGGCCGTGAAAAGGGCTGGTGCCTCACTACTCAGGGGTGGAGCCTACAAGCCTAGGACGAGCCCCTACTCCTTCCAGGGACTGGGAGAGGAAGGGCTAAAGATACTCAGGAAGGCTGGCGACGAGACAGGGTTACCTGTGGTTTCAGAGATCCTTGACGCGAGGGACGCGGGAGCCTTTGCAAAGTATGCTGACATGGTCCAGATAGGCGCTAGGAACTCGCAGAACTTCACCCTTTTGCGGGATGTGGGAAAGCTGGGCAAACCCGTCTTGCTAAAGAGAGGTCTAGGGAACACGGTGGAGGAACTAATACAGTCTGCGGAATACGTAATGATGGAGGGGAACGGCAACGTGGTCCTCTGCGAAAGGGGAATAAGAACCTTTGAGAAGTCCACCAGGTTCACCCTAGATATTGGAGGAATGGTTGCGGGGAAGCTAATGACGCACCTCCCCTTCTGCGCGGATCCGAGTCATCCTGCGGGGAAGAGGGAACTGGTTCACTCCCTTGCCCTAGCCTCTGTGGCAGCCGGGGCAGACATGCTCCTTGTGGAAGTTCATCCCAGGCCTGAGGTGGCACTGAGCGACTCTGAACAGCAACTGACCCCGGAGTCCTTTGAATTATTGATGGAGAGAGTCAAGGCATTGGCTTCGGTTCTAGGTAGATCCGCATGA
- a CDS encoding shikimate dehydrogenase family protein — translation MRVSLSNAWEVIELKCTEIGPDTSLLGVLGENIKYTLSPKIHNFAFERLGIRAVYVTFDVSRDRFQRAFPGLLEFTYGLNVTIPYKEAVMPFLDSLSPEAEKVGAVNTIHGGRGYNTDYLAVKGLVSGVERGTALILGAGGAAKAASFALGELGFEIIVQNRTETRGMELVSRLREEGISASFSRACQGEYNVVVNTIPEPEAVPLECVRGKMAVEFVYKEETPFLRRARELGMRVVDGLQILVRQAMEAEKIWFGKSLNDIEVVNFLNAGK, via the coding sequence TTGAGGGTTTCGCTAAGCAATGCTTGGGAGGTAATTGAACTGAAGTGCACGGAAATAGGGCCTGATACCAGCCTTCTGGGCGTACTTGGGGAGAACATTAAGTATACCCTGTCCCCCAAGATACATAACTTCGCTTTCGAGAGGCTAGGGATAAGGGCAGTTTACGTTACCTTTGACGTCTCAAGGGACAGGTTTCAGAGGGCTTTCCCAGGGCTGCTAGAGTTCACGTATGGGTTGAACGTGACCATCCCCTACAAGGAGGCTGTAATGCCATTTCTGGACTCGCTGTCGCCCGAGGCTGAAAAGGTGGGGGCGGTAAACACGATCCATGGAGGAAGGGGGTATAACACGGACTACCTAGCAGTGAAGGGATTAGTTTCAGGAGTGGAAAGGGGTACTGCCCTAATCCTGGGAGCTGGGGGTGCGGCCAAGGCTGCCTCCTTTGCCCTGGGGGAACTGGGTTTCGAGATAATTGTACAGAATAGGACCGAGACCCGTGGGATGGAGCTGGTCTCAAGGTTGAGGGAGGAGGGTATCTCGGCCTCCTTCTCCAGGGCTTGCCAAGGGGAGTACAACGTGGTCGTTAACACGATCCCTGAACCGGAGGCTGTACCCCTGGAGTGCGTGAGGGGAAAGATGGCGGTGGAGTTCGTGTATAAGGAGGAAACCCCCTTTCTTAGAAGGGCGAGGGAACTGGGAATGAGAGTGGTTGATGGCCTCCAGATCCTGGTGAGGCAGGCCATGGAGGCTGAAAAAATTTGGTTTGGTAAATCCCTCAACGACATAGAGGTGGTGAATTTCCTAAATGCCGGGAAATAG
- a CDS encoding transketolase produces MEKGGRDGIPISIEELNKLKEVADRARKNVIRMQFYDQSIHVGSSLSSIEILTALELKVLRDSNDPVNRDWLILSKGHAAPALYAVLHEKGLIKEEELWKIQDISGLLQGHPETFIPGVDMSTGSLGQGLSFGIGVATGIKMAKGTGRVFVIMGDGEQDEGEVWEAMTHAVARNLDNLVAIIEMNGFQLDESTKNVKPKEFLPEVWRAVGWRVFNCDGHDIASVISTVDEALKTGKPAVIFAETKRGKGFTPIENTKKQRTVPDVARQFLLNS; encoded by the coding sequence ATGGAAAAAGGTGGGCGTGATGGAATTCCAATATCAATAGAGGAATTAAACAAGCTCAAGGAGGTAGCTGACAGAGCTAGAAAGAACGTAATTAGAATGCAATTCTACGACCAATCAATTCACGTTGGTTCCTCCTTGAGCAGTATCGAGATCCTAACGGCTCTCGAACTCAAGGTATTAAGAGACTCAAATGATCCAGTCAACAGGGACTGGCTAATCCTAAGTAAGGGCCACGCGGCTCCTGCTCTCTATGCGGTTCTCCACGAGAAGGGACTAATCAAGGAAGAGGAACTGTGGAAGATCCAGGACATCTCTGGCCTTCTACAAGGCCATCCCGAGACCTTCATACCCGGAGTTGACATGTCAACTGGTAGCCTAGGGCAGGGACTTAGCTTCGGAATTGGAGTTGCCACGGGAATAAAGATGGCCAAGGGAACTGGAAGGGTATTCGTCATCATGGGAGACGGAGAACAGGACGAGGGCGAAGTGTGGGAGGCCATGACCCACGCGGTCGCTCGCAACTTGGACAATCTGGTAGCTATCATAGAGATGAACGGATTCCAGCTGGACGAAAGTACGAAGAACGTTAAGCCCAAGGAATTCCTTCCTGAGGTATGGAGAGCCGTGGGTTGGAGAGTGTTTAACTGTGATGGCCACGACATAGCAAGCGTTATCTCCACCGTGGATGAGGCACTAAAGACAGGGAAACCCGCGGTCATATTCGCGGAAACCAAGAGAGGTAAGGGGTTCACCCCAATAGAAAACACAAAGAAGCAGAGGACTGTTCCAGATGTTGCAAGGCAGTTTCTCCTCAATTCGTGA
- a CDS encoding Rieske (2Fe-2S) protein, with protein MILQRPEMRVGEKRRVDIEGKAILLIYLGGERYLAFDNTCPHLGCDLSKYGVLIREELVCQCHFSHFSVKDGRPLKGASKRPIGVYSVKVEGDKLILEMTRRDS; from the coding sequence ATGATACTTCAAAGACCTGAGATGAGGGTTGGGGAGAAGAGAAGAGTAGACATAGAGGGGAAGGCAATTCTACTGATCTACCTGGGAGGGGAGAGGTACCTCGCGTTCGATAATACCTGCCCCCATCTTGGTTGCGATCTCAGTAAGTACGGGGTACTAATAAGGGAGGAATTGGTGTGCCAGTGCCACTTCAGTCACTTCTCGGTGAAGGATGGGAGACCGTTGAAGGGGGCGTCTAAGAGGCCTATCGGCGTGTATTCGGTGAAGGTTGAGGGAGATAAGTTAATCCTGGAGATGACTAGAAGAGACAGTTGA
- a CDS encoding transketolase family protein, which translates to MLQGSFSSIREAFGKTLVKLGEKDNDIVVITADVGDSSRASYFKEKFPDRYFNIGISEQDMVNFGAGLSAVGKKPVVVGFAMFLMRAWEQMRNSIGRMNLNVKVFVTHSGYSDSGDGSSHQALEDIALMRVIPNFKVVIPADAAEVERSMPVVLEDKGPLYYRMGRDYSPPITSTMDYKFEIGKAYVLREGDDVALMGAGVVLWDALKAAEELEKMGISAAVINVPTVKPIDQSTIEYYARKTGRIVTVEEHNVMGGVGSAIAETVVKTYPVPMRFVGATTYGRSARSQRELLDYYGITPKTIVNSALELIK; encoded by the coding sequence ATGTTGCAAGGCAGTTTCTCCTCAATTCGTGAGGCCTTCGGTAAAACCCTGGTTAAACTGGGGGAGAAGGACAACGACATCGTAGTGATTACTGCTGACGTTGGGGACTCGTCAAGGGCTTCCTACTTTAAGGAGAAGTTCCCCGACAGGTACTTCAACATAGGCATCTCTGAGCAGGACATGGTAAACTTCGGCGCCGGTCTCTCGGCTGTGGGTAAGAAGCCCGTGGTGGTGGGATTCGCCATGTTCCTTATGAGAGCATGGGAACAGATGAGGAACAGCATAGGGAGAATGAACCTCAACGTTAAGGTGTTCGTGACCCACTCGGGCTACAGCGATAGCGGTGACGGTTCAAGTCATCAGGCCCTTGAGGACATCGCGCTCATGAGGGTAATCCCGAACTTCAAGGTAGTTATACCGGCTGACGCTGCCGAGGTGGAGAGAAGTATGCCCGTAGTTCTTGAGGACAAGGGACCTCTCTACTACAGGATGGGGAGAGACTATTCTCCTCCGATCACCTCAACCATGGACTACAAATTCGAGATAGGTAAGGCATACGTTCTCAGGGAAGGAGATGACGTGGCACTGATGGGAGCAGGTGTGGTTCTTTGGGACGCACTAAAGGCTGCTGAGGAACTGGAGAAGATGGGAATAAGCGCGGCCGTGATTAACGTACCCACGGTGAAGCCAATAGATCAATCCACAATAGAGTACTACGCGAGGAAGACGGGGAGGATAGTTACCGTTGAGGAGCACAACGTCATGGGGGGAGTGGGATCAGCAATAGCTGAGACAGTGGTGAAAACTTACCCTGTTCCCATGAGGTTCGTGGGAGCCACAACCTATGGTAGGTCGGCGAGGAGCCAGAGGGAACTCCTTGATTATTACGGTATAACGCCCAAGACAATCGTGAACTCAGCCCTCGAGTTGATCAAGTAA
- the aroB gene encoding 3-dehydroquinate synthase, which yields MIEFREKVCCSDVSVKVGRGALRELESLPGRKCIVHPKSLKPDVKGDLEIAVEDGEKGKDLRNALEIVDKLLEHDFTRGDYLVAVGGGTVLDVAGFSASIFMRGLNLVNVPTTLLGMVDAGIGGKTGVNYGKAKNMIGTFYQPSLILDDLSFLDTLPTEELRRGLAEVVKYALVLDKELYDFLSLNHSSVLNKEESALEKVISSSVRDKLAVVAEDERETKGVRIVLNFGHTIGHAIEAGSDFTVPHGLAISVGMVCEAKIAEEMGYAEEGVVEDVLWLLQLFGLPISLEQLNAKIDVEKALIAMTKDKKRRGEEVLLPFPTRIGNWRGVRVPLETLEGFAKQCLGGN from the coding sequence ATGATCGAGTTCCGTGAGAAGGTGTGCTGTTCAGATGTGAGCGTGAAAGTTGGTAGGGGGGCACTCAGGGAGCTGGAGAGCCTTCCAGGGAGGAAGTGCATAGTTCACCCCAAGTCCTTGAAGCCAGACGTGAAGGGGGACCTAGAAATCGCGGTAGAGGACGGAGAGAAAGGGAAGGACCTGAGGAACGCGCTTGAGATAGTGGATAAACTCCTGGAACACGACTTCACAAGGGGCGATTACCTAGTTGCTGTGGGGGGAGGGACAGTACTCGACGTGGCGGGCTTCTCAGCCTCAATCTTCATGCGTGGCCTAAACCTAGTTAACGTTCCCACCACCCTCTTGGGGATGGTAGACGCAGGGATCGGTGGAAAGACGGGAGTTAATTACGGTAAGGCAAAGAACATGATCGGGACCTTTTATCAACCCTCACTTATCCTAGATGACCTCTCCTTTCTGGATACTCTCCCCACGGAGGAGCTGAGAAGGGGACTCGCGGAGGTTGTGAAGTATGCACTGGTCCTAGATAAGGAACTTTACGACTTTCTTTCCTTGAATCACAGCTCAGTCCTGAACAAGGAGGAATCAGCCCTGGAAAAGGTAATCTCTTCGTCAGTTAGGGACAAGTTAGCGGTCGTTGCGGAGGACGAGAGGGAGACCAAGGGAGTGAGGATAGTCCTGAACTTCGGGCATACCATAGGGCATGCAATCGAGGCTGGCTCAGATTTCACGGTTCCTCACGGTCTCGCAATATCCGTTGGAATGGTATGTGAGGCTAAGATTGCCGAGGAAATGGGCTACGCTGAGGAGGGAGTGGTTGAGGATGTCCTTTGGTTACTGCAACTCTTTGGGTTACCCATCTCCTTGGAGCAACTTAACGCGAAAATTGATGTGGAGAAGGCGTTAATTGCCATGACAAAGGACAAGAAGAGGAGAGGGGAAGAAGTCCTCCTACCCTTTCCCACTAGGATTGGGAATTGGAGGGGGGTAAGGGTGCCACTTGAGACCCTTGAGGGTTTCGCTAAGCAATGCTTGGGAGGTAATTGA
- a CDS encoding type I 3-dehydroquinate dehydratase: MNRPLIVASLPVTSPGDISRVKDIDADLVELRLDYSREFPRPQDLLPYRDRILVTLRDREEGGQGNFTDNFKETFLNELMKLGILYDVEASFLSRRRVQFREKVVSAHYFHRLPSREEVDCLFSTYREAFTVKIAVSNLPGYREILSYISTKPGSTFMPMSPDPLERLAISLLGSRLLYTYVDSPTATGQLHYLEAKRILNCLF, translated from the coding sequence ATGAATAGGCCACTTATTGTCGCTTCCCTGCCAGTGACCTCACCTGGAGACATAAGCAGAGTAAAGGACATAGATGCCGATCTCGTTGAATTAAGACTGGATTACTCCAGGGAGTTTCCAAGGCCTCAGGACCTCCTCCCATACCGAGATAGGATCTTGGTCACTCTAAGAGACAGGGAAGAGGGAGGCCAAGGTAACTTTACCGACAATTTCAAGGAAACTTTCCTTAACGAGCTCATGAAACTTGGCATTCTCTATGACGTAGAGGCATCCTTCCTTTCCAGGAGGAGAGTCCAATTCAGGGAAAAGGTGGTATCCGCACACTACTTTCATCGCCTACCCTCCAGGGAGGAGGTTGACTGCCTATTCTCCACATATCGCGAAGCCTTCACAGTGAAGATCGCCGTGTCCAACCTACCTGGATACAGGGAGATTCTCTCCTACATTTCCACGAAGCCGGGCTCCACTTTCATGCCTATGAGCCCTGACCCCCTGGAGAGATTGGCGATCTCCCTTCTTGGCTCGAGGCTACTCTACACCTACGTGGATTCCCCAACGGCGACGGGCCAACTACACTATCTGGAGGCAAAAAGGATTCTCAACTGTCTCTTCTAG
- a CDS encoding chorismate mutase → MKELDQLRAEIDRVDEELFKLFFKRLELVSEIGHLKKKEGLPVTDERRESEVRERWRSLARAYGIPETLADNLLSTMFSVAKMREVNPSEKRKITLVGYGGMARSLASLFKLAKHEVVITGRSQEKSQKLAIDFNFTYMPMPQALQWGEIVILALPPEGVFSENVTRFLHLSKDRVVMDILSSKTRFFGKLEEMSRQMGFRFVSTHPLFGPYLNPVGEKIVLIPSETTGDLEEISEFWRGVGLTPLITDVDTHEKLMAVVQVLPHFFILGLSSSLDLLSRELNVDFSQFQTTNFREIYKIVRRVKELEPVILEIQRMNPYAEQARRLGLRELNTLFSTLQEEKK, encoded by the coding sequence ATGAAGGAACTCGACCAGCTAAGGGCTGAGATCGACAGGGTTGATGAGGAGCTTTTTAAACTATTTTTTAAACGCCTTGAACTTGTTTCTGAAATTGGTCATCTTAAAAAGAAGGAAGGTCTCCCTGTCACCGACGAGAGGAGGGAGAGTGAGGTCAGGGAGAGATGGAGAAGCTTAGCTAGAGCCTATGGAATTCCCGAAACCCTGGCGGATAACCTCCTCTCGACCATGTTCTCTGTAGCCAAGATGAGGGAGGTCAATCCCTCGGAAAAGAGAAAAATAACCCTCGTTGGTTACGGCGGGATGGCTAGGTCGCTGGCCTCCCTGTTCAAGCTCGCAAAGCACGAGGTTGTGATAACGGGAAGAAGCCAGGAGAAGTCCCAGAAGCTCGCGATAGATTTCAACTTCACCTACATGCCCATGCCACAAGCCCTTCAATGGGGCGAGATCGTGATTTTGGCCCTTCCACCTGAGGGTGTGTTCTCGGAGAACGTCACCAGGTTTCTCCACCTGTCCAAGGACAGGGTGGTAATGGATATCCTCTCGAGCAAGACCAGATTCTTTGGGAAACTCGAGGAAATGTCCAGGCAGATGGGATTCAGGTTCGTGTCGACACACCCGCTCTTTGGTCCCTACCTGAACCCTGTGGGAGAGAAGATAGTCCTGATCCCCTCTGAAACCACGGGAGACCTCGAGGAGATATCGGAGTTCTGGAGGGGGGTAGGACTGACCCCCCTAATCACAGACGTAGATACACACGAGAAGTTAATGGCCGTGGTTCAGGTTTTACCCCACTTTTTCATCCTGGGCCTTTCCAGTAGCTTGGACCTCCTCTCCAGGGAGCTCAACGTCGACTTCTCCCAGTTTCAGACAACCAACTTCAGGGAGATATACAAGATTGTGAGGAGGGTAAAGGAGTTGGAGCCAGTCATACTGGAGATACAGAGAATGAACCCCTACGCGGAGCAGGCGAGAAGGCTTGGACTTAGAGAGTTAAATACTCTTTTCTCTACTCTTCAAGAGGAAAAGAAATGA
- a CDS encoding 3-phosphoshikimate 1-carboxyvinyltransferase, with the protein MEIEPSRIKGRVKAPPSKSLGIRYVFLSLLTEVSLENLPESDDVRVAINAVKSLKEGKDELYLGGSATTLRMIIPVILAMGRRVKLDGDDTLRRRPLNALRWLPGKFSSNSLPMTVEGSLGPETQIEGWESSQYISGLIYAYCLRGEGRIRVIPPISSRGYIFMTADVISSIGGKVTIQGEEITVECRNLRKFGGSVPGDYALASFYAVGAVLTGGEVEITNLYAPPSYVGDHDVVRMVKEAGAESYVSENRWIVRDTGVRVPISVSINDVPDLAPSLAALMAVIPGESRIMDSERLRIKESDRISTILNTLASFGISGSYSAGTITVKGGEPRRGEVECPKDHRIAMMAGDLALRVGGKITSAECVNKSNPGYWSDLSALGGKIRIHE; encoded by the coding sequence GTGGAAATTGAGCCATCAAGGATCAAGGGAAGGGTTAAGGCTCCGCCCTCAAAGAGCCTTGGAATCAGGTACGTTTTCCTGTCCCTTCTGACGGAGGTTTCGCTCGAGAACCTCCCAGAGTCGGATGACGTAAGGGTTGCAATTAACGCGGTCAAGTCCCTGAAGGAGGGGAAGGATGAGCTCTACCTGGGTGGATCTGCCACCACCCTAAGGATGATAATACCAGTGATCCTAGCCATGGGGCGAAGGGTGAAACTTGACGGAGACGACACCCTGAGGAGGAGACCTCTGAACGCGTTGAGATGGCTTCCAGGCAAGTTCTCGTCAAATTCCCTTCCCATGACAGTTGAGGGAAGCCTGGGACCAGAGACGCAGATTGAGGGGTGGGAAAGTAGTCAGTACATCTCTGGGTTAATCTACGCCTACTGCCTGAGGGGGGAGGGAAGGATCAGGGTAATTCCCCCAATCTCGTCAAGGGGCTACATCTTCATGACCGCTGACGTCATCTCCTCAATAGGGGGAAAGGTGACGATTCAGGGGGAGGAGATAACCGTGGAGTGCAGAAACCTTCGCAAGTTTGGGGGATCTGTTCCAGGCGATTACGCCCTGGCTTCATTTTACGCAGTGGGGGCAGTACTAACGGGTGGGGAAGTGGAGATCACCAACCTTTACGCTCCCCCAAGTTACGTTGGGGACCACGACGTGGTTAGGATGGTGAAGGAGGCGGGAGCTGAGAGCTACGTGAGCGAGAACAGGTGGATAGTGAGGGACACCGGGGTCAGGGTCCCCATATCCGTGTCAATCAACGACGTGCCAGACCTGGCGCCCTCCCTGGCAGCCCTCATGGCCGTGATACCGGGTGAGTCCAGGATAATGGATAGCGAAAGGCTGAGGATCAAGGAGAGTGACAGGATATCCACTATCCTGAACACGTTAGCCAGCTTTGGGATATCAGGATCTTACTCAGCCGGCACTATCACAGTGAAGGGAGGAGAGCCGAGAAGAGGGGAGGTGGAGTGCCCCAAGGATCACAGGATAGCCATGATGGCTGGCGATCTGGCCTTGAGGGTAGGTGGTAAAATCACGAGTGCAGAGTGCGTGAACAAGAGCAACCCTGGATACTGGAGCGATCTCTCGGCTCTGGGAGGGAAGATAAGGATTCATGAGTGA
- a CDS encoding HesA/MoeB/ThiF family protein — MDPLSNLEMFTRQLLVLGPEAQEKLSSLDVLVAGCGALGTAILELLVRLGVGRIAVVDADVIETSNLHRTHLFTLSDVGKPKALVCAQRAMEIGSGSKVTPILDIVDETNAESLVKGRDFVFDALDNVNPRLILNDACVKNGVPLIYGGVTGEYGSAMFVSPRDTPCLSCFMEPVEQADACETMGTTAMTVSLVANLQVQMMLNAIRGDIPRGLYYVDARSLTLQAVDMKRNPSCEACSLGEYRYLKGIRMNCGLVRVNERPPAGPRPYLKRTPDGLLICYENCFKKIGR; from the coding sequence GTGGATCCACTGAGTAACCTTGAGATGTTCACCAGGCAATTGCTAGTTCTGGGCCCTGAGGCTCAGGAGAAGTTGTCCTCCCTTGACGTGTTGGTCGCTGGCTGTGGGGCCCTGGGAACTGCCATACTCGAGTTGCTAGTTAGGTTAGGGGTAGGAAGGATCGCCGTAGTGGACGCGGATGTGATTGAGACCTCGAACCTGCATAGAACTCACCTCTTTACCCTGTCGGACGTTGGAAAACCTAAGGCTCTCGTCTGCGCCCAGAGGGCCATGGAAATAGGCAGTGGATCCAAGGTTACCCCAATCCTGGACATAGTGGACGAGACAAACGCGGAGTCCCTAGTTAAGGGAAGGGACTTCGTCTTTGATGCACTAGATAACGTTAACCCAAGGCTCATTCTCAATGACGCATGCGTGAAAAACGGAGTCCCCTTGATTTACGGTGGAGTGACAGGGGAGTACGGCTCCGCAATGTTCGTGAGTCCGCGGGACACTCCCTGCCTATCCTGTTTCATGGAGCCCGTGGAACAGGCTGATGCGTGCGAAACCATGGGAACCACCGCTATGACCGTTTCCTTGGTAGCTAACCTCCAGGTTCAAATGATGCTTAACGCCATCCGGGGAGATATTCCGCGCGGGCTTTACTACGTGGACGCCAGGTCTCTCACCCTTCAGGCTGTGGATATGAAGAGAAATCCATCGTGCGAGGCCTGCTCCCTAGGGGAGTACAGGTACCTCAAGGGGATAAGGATGAACTGTGGACTAGTCAGGGTTAATGAGAGACCCCCTGCGGGACCACGGCCTTACCTGAAGAGGACACCAGACGGTCTACTCATCTGCTACGAAAATTGTTTTAAGAAGATAGGGAGATAA
- the aroC gene encoding chorismate synthase, producing the protein MPGNSFGKIFRITTFGESHGPAVGVVVDGVPAGLRLSQEDLEFELSFRRPGRLYVSGRREKDVPEILSGVYNGRTTGSPIAIVVKNTDVISSFYEEVKVKPRPGHADLPFIMRYGYENWDYRGGGRSSARETVGRVAAGAIAKKLLMFHDTWIAGRLKSLGPVDSPPADFLQILCSKYSPVRASDPETEAKFQELVKQATVEGDSYGGVAEIVVKNPPAGLGEPVFDKIKADLAKAILSIPAVTGFEYGLGFQASRMKGSEANDSIVRKGERLGWRENKSGGILGGITTGEDIVVRCSFKPTSSIRKPQGTVDLRTGEPAEISVLGRHDPAVAIRGVSVAESMVALTLVDHSLRSGVIPPVKLEERQAEVIEDRWRRYMEECRPTAESQS; encoded by the coding sequence ATGCCGGGAAATAGCTTTGGCAAGATCTTTAGGATTACCACTTTCGGGGAAAGCCACGGGCCCGCGGTGGGCGTCGTGGTGGACGGTGTCCCTGCAGGGTTAAGGTTGTCCCAGGAGGATCTTGAATTCGAGCTCTCCTTCAGGAGACCAGGGAGACTCTACGTGTCAGGGAGAAGGGAGAAGGACGTTCCCGAGATCCTGAGTGGGGTCTATAATGGAAGGACCACTGGGTCTCCCATTGCCATCGTCGTGAAAAACACTGATGTTATCTCGTCGTTCTATGAGGAGGTTAAGGTGAAGCCAAGGCCTGGACACGCTGACCTTCCCTTCATCATGAGGTATGGTTACGAAAACTGGGACTACAGGGGAGGTGGCAGATCGAGCGCCAGGGAGACCGTTGGGAGAGTAGCTGCAGGGGCGATAGCCAAGAAGCTGTTAATGTTCCACGATACCTGGATAGCGGGGAGGCTCAAGAGTCTTGGACCTGTGGACTCACCGCCCGCGGACTTCCTTCAAATCTTATGTTCCAAGTACAGCCCCGTGAGGGCTTCCGACCCAGAGACTGAGGCCAAGTTCCAGGAACTGGTGAAACAGGCAACGGTTGAGGGAGATAGTTACGGTGGAGTTGCCGAGATAGTCGTGAAGAACCCACCTGCAGGGTTAGGTGAACCTGTCTTCGACAAGATCAAGGCTGACCTGGCCAAGGCGATCCTCTCTATCCCGGCAGTGACGGGGTTTGAGTACGGACTGGGCTTTCAAGCTTCAAGAATGAAGGGAAGCGAGGCAAACGACTCCATTGTAAGGAAGGGTGAGAGACTTGGTTGGAGGGAGAACAAGTCTGGCGGAATCCTGGGAGGAATAACTACGGGTGAGGATATAGTGGTGAGATGTTCCTTCAAGCCCACAAGCTCCATAAGGAAACCGCAGGGGACGGTGGATCTAAGAACCGGGGAACCGGCAGAGATCTCTGTCCTGGGAAGGCATGATCCAGCTGTCGCAATCAGGGGAGTCTCCGTGGCTGAGTCCATGGTGGCCCTGACCCTGGTGGATCACTCCCTGAGGTCTGGGGTCATCCCACCTGTCAAGCTCGAGGAGAGGCAGGCTGAGGTCATTGAGGACAGATGGAGGAGGTACATGGAGGAATGCAGGCCTACGGCGGAATCTCAGTCGTGA
- a CDS encoding shikimate kinase, translated as MQAYGGISVVNALPSWYGSAMAVDMKVNVRVREGKRNVQDLLLNEILNYFERQGIPELEVEVESEIPPGSGLKSSSAVSNALIGEIAERFSLNVDIPKLSAILSLKAGVSFTGALDDAVASWCGGVSFTYNKEFKVIKRERAPRDVTVVILERSGKGKIDLGKLRAFRALFQEIFAIALQGRLWEAMKLNGIAIAEILGFPTDLVEEALRKGALASGLSGNGPSYFAVTREGDEGPVIEAFEKRGKVRVTRVVDLVRGN; from the coding sequence ATGCAGGCCTACGGCGGAATCTCAGTCGTGAACGCCTTACCCTCTTGGTACGGCTCTGCCATGGCAGTGGACATGAAGGTTAACGTGAGGGTGAGGGAGGGGAAGAGGAACGTTCAGGACCTACTCCTCAACGAGATACTGAACTATTTCGAGAGGCAGGGAATCCCGGAGCTCGAGGTGGAGGTTGAGTCGGAGATCCCTCCGGGAAGTGGGTTGAAGAGTAGCAGTGCCGTTTCCAATGCGTTAATAGGGGAGATAGCCGAGAGGTTCTCCTTGAACGTGGATATCCCCAAGCTATCAGCCATCCTCTCCCTCAAGGCTGGAGTCTCGTTCACGGGGGCCTTGGACGACGCTGTTGCCTCGTGGTGTGGAGGTGTCTCGTTCACGTATAATAAGGAGTTCAAGGTTATCAAGAGGGAAAGGGCTCCCCGCGATGTGACCGTGGTCATCCTGGAGAGGAGCGGGAAGGGAAAGATAGATCTGGGTAAGTTAAGGGCCTTTAGGGCACTCTTCCAGGAGATCTTCGCGATTGCCCTACAGGGAAGGTTGTGGGAGGCCATGAAACTCAACGGGATAGCCATAGCCGAGATACTGGGCTTTCCTACGGACCTGGTTGAGGAGGCTCTTCGTAAGGGGGCTCTGGCCTCGGGGCTGTCAGGGAATGGACCCTCATATTTCGCCGTGACCCGTGAGGGCGACGAGGGGCCAGTTATTGAGGCCTTTGAGAAGAGGGGGAAGGTTAGGGTTACCAGGGTGGTAGACCTTGTTCGTGGAAATTGA